A window from Actimicrobium sp. CCC2.4 encodes these proteins:
- a CDS encoding riboflavin synthase, which yields MFTGIVAAVGKITDLSAAGTEPGAGVRLTIDAGDLSLSDVVPGDSIAINGACMTVVSKTDTTFAVDVSRESLNCTAGLDAAGEVNLEKALTLADRLGGHLVSGHVDGLGLVTRYEPVGESWELVIEAPADLAKYLAFKGSIVVNGVSLTVNRITDTPTACAFSINLIPHTVAVTTLRNLTAGSRVNLEIDLIARYVERMLSSASGPQRAG from the coding sequence CGGGTGCCGGGGTGCGCCTGACCATTGATGCCGGCGACTTGTCGCTATCGGACGTCGTGCCGGGAGACTCGATCGCCATCAATGGCGCGTGCATGACGGTCGTCAGCAAGACAGATACCACGTTCGCCGTGGATGTCTCCCGCGAAAGCCTGAACTGTACTGCCGGGCTGGATGCCGCCGGTGAAGTCAACCTCGAAAAAGCCCTGACGCTGGCTGATCGACTCGGCGGGCATCTGGTGTCCGGCCACGTCGACGGCCTCGGTCTGGTAACCCGCTACGAGCCGGTCGGCGAATCGTGGGAACTGGTCATTGAGGCGCCGGCTGATCTGGCAAAGTACCTGGCCTTCAAAGGCTCCATCGTCGTCAACGGCGTCTCGCTGACAGTTAACCGGATCACCGATACGCCGACGGCGTGCGCTTTTTCGATCAACCTGATTCCGCATACGGTTGCCGTGACCACGCTGCGCAACTTGACTGCCGGTAGCCGCGTCAACCTCGAGATCGACCTGATTGCGCGCTATGTCGAACGCATGCTGAGCAGTGCGAGCGGGCCGCAGCGCGCCGGCTGA